A section of the Cryptomeria japonica unplaced genomic scaffold, Sugi_1.0 HiC_scaffold_375, whole genome shotgun sequence genome encodes:
- the LOC131066027 gene encoding ATP synthase subunit a — translation MTNGPLEEEEIKVFITLNSPLEQFAIIPSIPVKIGNSYSPFTNSPLFMLLTTGLVPLSVHSATKNGGNLVPNAWQSLVELIHDFVLNPVNEQIGGLSENVKQKSFPCIPVTFTFLSFRNPQGMIPYSFTVTSHFIITSGLSFSPFIGITLVGSQRNGLHLFSFFLPAGVPLPLAPFSVLPELIPYRFRALSSGIRLFANMMAGHSLVKISSGFARTMLCLNNIMYFSGGLGPLSIVFALTGPELGVAISQAYVFTISICIHPNDAINLHQLQFSIVMGLELLSF, via the coding sequence ATGACGAACGGCCCCCTAGAAGAGGAGGAGATAAAAGTATTTATTACGCTAAACAGCCCACTCGAGCAATTCGCCATTATCCCATCGATTCCTGTGAAGATAGGGAACTCGTATTCCCCATTCACAAATTCCCCTTTGTTCATGTTGCTAACTACCGGTTTAGTCCCGCTCTCGGTTCATTCCGCCACTAAGAACGGAGGAAACCTAGTACCAAATGCTTGGCAATCATTGGTAGAGCTTATTCATGATTTCGTGCTGAACCCGGTGAACGAACAAATAGGCGGTCTTTCTGAAAATGTGAAGCAAAAGTCTTTCCCCTGCATCCCGGTCACTTTCACGTTTTTGTCATTCCGTAATCCCCAAGGTATGATACCATATAGCTTCACAGTGACAAGTCATTTCATCATTACTTCGGGTCTCTCTTTTTCGCCCTTTATTGGAATTACTCTAGTGGGATCTCAAAGAAATGGGCTTCATCTCTTCAGCTTCTTCTTACCCGCGGGAGTACCACTGCCGTTAGCACCTTTCTCAGTACTCCCTGAGCTAATCCCTTATCGTTTCCGCGCATTAAGCTCAGGAATACGTTTATTCGCTAATATGATGGCTGGTCATAGTTTAGTAAAGATCTCAAGTGGGTTCGCTCGGACTATGCTGTGTCTGAATAACATAATGTATTTCTCAGGAGGTCTTGGTCCTCTATCAATCGTTTTCGCACTGACCGGTCCGGAATTAGGTGTGGCTATATCACAAGCTTATGTCTTTACAATCTCAATTTGTATTCACCCGAATGACGCTATAAATCTTCATCAACTCCAATTCAGTATAGTAATGGGCCTCGAGCTCCTTTCTTTCTAG
- the LOC131066023 gene encoding NADH-ubiquinone oxidoreductase chain 4-like: MKAFLFGARDGVKTGIEFIDGSGATPYSPITIGVWGSRRRKIRAAHQFFPYTSLGSVLMLLAIPSILSQTGTTDSQILSTTESSERRQISPWIASPAPSPVKVPMVPVHIWSPEAHVEAPTAGSVISAGIPSKLGTYGFSRFSIPMSPEATLCPTPFIYTLSAIAILYTPPTTLRQIDPKKIIAHSPVAHTNPVTIGMFSRAAAVRSPIVSYKHTGPNVCRACDPSTH; encoded by the exons ATGAAGGCCTTTCTGTTCGGAGCAAGAGACGGAGTGAAGACGGGGA TTGAGTTTATCGACGGCTCTGGGGCTACCCCTTACTCTCCTATCACTATAGGGGTTTGGGGTTCGAGACGAAGGAAGATCAGGGCAGCACATCAGTTTTTCCCATACACTTCACTCGGATCTGTTCTTATGCTACTAGCTATTCCGTCGATTCTCTCCCAGACAGGAACTACCGATTCGCAAATCTTATCAACCACAGAATCCAGTGAGCGGCGCCAAATCTCTCCATGGATTGCTTCTCCCGCTCCTTCCCCCGTCAAAGTGCCTATGGTACCAGTTCATATCTGGTCACCCGAAGCTCATGTAGAGGCACCTACGGCTGGATCCGTAATCTCGGCAGGAATTCCTTCAAAATTGGGAACCTATGGATTTTCGAGATTTTCCATACCCATGTCTCCCGAAGCGACACTTTGTCCCACTCCCTTCATTTATACTCTAAGCGCGATTGCCATTCTATATACTCCCCCGACCACTCTGAGACAAATCGATCCTAAGAAGATTATTGCCCACTCCCCAGTAGCCCATACGAATCCTGTGACTATCGGTATGTTCAGTCGGGCGGCGGCCGTTAGGTCACCTATAGTGAGTTACAAACACACAGGGCCAAATGTGTGCCGGGCGTGCGACCCATCAACCCACTAG